A part of Alkalinema sp. FACHB-956 genomic DNA contains:
- a CDS encoding spore coat U domain-containing protein, with product MKLQWLNGSTLRWLSYGLIFSTVGMARPSFALPSCSIESVVGVNFGAYDVFNSAHNDSTGSITYRCTEVAPGTITIDLSQGNSGSFATRQMRQGSDSLNYNFYLDPTRSTVWGDGSGGTSQYGPVAPGENVSTSIPVYGRIPAQQTSVKVGNYSDTVTITINF from the coding sequence ATGAAGTTGCAATGGCTGAACGGAAGTACGCTGCGTTGGCTGTCCTATGGGCTGATCTTCAGCACAGTGGGGATGGCAAGGCCGAGTTTTGCGCTGCCCAGTTGCTCGATCGAGTCGGTAGTGGGAGTGAATTTTGGGGCCTATGATGTATTTAACAGTGCGCACAATGACTCTACGGGGAGTATTACCTATCGCTGTACGGAGGTGGCTCCGGGAACGATTACGATCGATCTCAGTCAGGGGAACAGTGGGAGTTTTGCAACGCGCCAAATGCGTCAAGGGTCGGATTCGTTGAACTACAATTTCTATCTTGATCCGACGCGATCGACGGTATGGGGGGATGGTTCTGGGGGAACGTCTCAGTATGGCCCGGTGGCTCCGGGGGAGAATGTGAGCACGTCGATTCCGGTCTATGGCAGAATTCCCGCGCAGCAAACTTCGGTGAAGGTGGGCAATTACAGCGATACAGTGACGATTACGATTAATTTTTAA
- a CDS encoding fimbria/pilus outer membrane usher protein, giving the protein MEWPLRCSPLLASIALPTAITVFIAASPTIVRAADQRAIFDLVVNLVKKQEIPIRLRSGDALVRLKDLQQAGISNLPKSQETLNGEDYVRLSALAPTIRYELDETATTLKLTVPPEQLATTVVSVANRDRPANLVYSKNTSLFLNYAVNAQDFQRFSFFGEMGLSFGNQLLYSSLNRGQNGKLVRGQTNLTIDNPGNMTRWVLGDHFANTDELGGSAFFAGISYGREFSLDPYFLRSPTLGLSGAALTPSTVDVYVNDALVKREELPPGPFRIKDLPVVSGSGAARLVLRDAFGREQQISYPYYYSAGLLAPGLSEFSYNLGFRRNNLNTESFDYGAPVFLARHRFGITNSLTAGLRLEASTGLLSGGANLAARLPFGEMGLAIAASQADGRSGSAAALSYAYSGKKFSLGFSARAMSPYYATMSLNPTDDRATFDFNAFTSVSVSRNVSLFGRYAYAHWRDQGPTTTIALGSTVRLNSQINLSISVNRNQRQDQDSSTDLYIGLNYSLGNGSTANLSHQRNGETQSTIAQIQKPIATYTGLGYRFQGQTGSQSTTSNAMFQYQAPFGRYELTHDRFNDQRSTNLRASGSIVAIGGKVMLSQPLTGSFALIDVPGLQGVQGLLNNQTVGTTNRNGSLLVPNLLPYYGNRLGITTEDIPNNYDVGGTEQVIAPPYRGGAVVRFAVEKAQAIMGTLVIDKGGQSEIPSYGQVTVGGQARSVVSPLGKQGEFYLENLAAGTYGAEVEYEGGVCRFSITVPQSKESFIKLGQLRCVMATQEAKRP; this is encoded by the coding sequence ATGGAGTGGCCCCTTCGTTGCAGCCCCCTGCTTGCCTCCATTGCACTACCTACAGCCATTACAGTCTTCATTGCGGCTTCTCCCACGATCGTCCGCGCGGCAGATCAACGCGCAATTTTTGATTTAGTCGTTAACCTAGTCAAAAAACAGGAAATTCCCATTCGTCTGCGATCGGGGGATGCACTGGTGCGGCTGAAAGATCTGCAACAAGCGGGAATCAGCAATTTGCCCAAGTCCCAGGAAACGCTGAATGGGGAAGACTATGTGCGGTTGAGTGCCCTAGCCCCCACCATTCGCTATGAACTAGATGAAACTGCCACAACCCTCAAACTCACCGTTCCGCCTGAACAATTAGCAACGACGGTGGTCAGTGTCGCGAACCGCGATCGGCCTGCTAATCTGGTTTACAGCAAAAACACCAGTTTGTTTCTCAACTACGCAGTCAATGCCCAAGACTTTCAGCGCTTCAGCTTCTTTGGCGAAATGGGTCTGAGCTTTGGTAATCAACTGCTCTACAGTAGCCTCAATCGTGGGCAGAATGGCAAGCTGGTGCGCGGGCAGACGAATTTAACGATCGACAATCCTGGCAACATGACCCGTTGGGTTTTGGGTGATCACTTTGCCAATACGGACGAGTTAGGCGGATCGGCATTTTTTGCGGGGATTAGCTACGGGCGGGAATTTAGCCTAGATCCCTACTTTTTACGATCGCCCACCTTGGGATTGTCGGGGGCGGCACTGACGCCTTCCACAGTGGATGTCTATGTTAACGATGCTTTGGTGAAGCGGGAAGAACTGCCACCGGGCCCATTTCGGATTAAGGACTTGCCAGTGGTGTCCGGTAGCGGTGCGGCGCGGTTAGTGCTGCGGGATGCCTTTGGCCGAGAACAACAAATTAGCTATCCCTATTACTATTCCGCAGGGTTGCTGGCTCCAGGGCTGTCGGAATTTAGCTACAACCTAGGGTTCCGCAGAAATAACCTGAATACGGAAAGTTTCGACTACGGTGCTCCCGTTTTTCTCGCGCGTCACCGCTTTGGGATTACGAATTCCCTGACAGCGGGATTGCGGTTGGAAGCGTCTACGGGCTTGCTGAGCGGCGGGGCGAATCTGGCGGCTCGCTTGCCCTTTGGGGAGATGGGTTTGGCGATCGCGGCGAGCCAAGCCGATGGCCGATCGGGCAGTGCAGCGGCGTTGTCCTATGCCTACTCGGGTAAAAAATTTAGCTTGGGGTTTTCTGCCCGGGCCATGAGTCCGTACTATGCCACCATGAGTTTGAATCCGACGGACGATCGGGCCACCTTCGACTTCAATGCCTTTACCAGTGTTTCGGTGAGTCGCAATGTCAGTCTGTTTGGGCGCTATGCCTATGCCCATTGGCGGGATCAAGGCCCAACAACCACGATTGCCCTAGGCAGTACGGTGCGGTTGAATTCCCAGATAAATCTGTCGATTTCAGTGAATCGTAACCAGCGGCAAGACCAGGATTCCAGTACGGATCTGTATATCGGTCTGAACTACAGCCTTGGGAATGGCAGCACTGCTAACCTCTCCCACCAACGCAATGGCGAAACCCAGTCCACCATTGCCCAAATCCAAAAACCGATTGCGACCTACACCGGATTGGGCTATCGCTTCCAAGGCCAAACGGGGAGTCAAAGTACCACTTCCAATGCGATGTTCCAATATCAAGCGCCCTTTGGTCGGTATGAACTGACCCACGATCGCTTTAATGATCAACGCTCTACTAACTTAAGGGCTTCCGGTAGCATTGTTGCGATCGGTGGGAAGGTGATGCTTTCCCAGCCGCTGACGGGGAGTTTTGCCTTGATTGACGTGCCTGGACTGCAAGGGGTGCAGGGGTTGTTAAATAATCAGACTGTGGGGACAACGAATCGGAATGGCAGTTTGTTGGTTCCGAATCTGTTGCCCTACTACGGCAATCGCTTGGGCATTACCACCGAGGATATCCCGAATAACTATGATGTGGGAGGGACGGAGCAGGTGATTGCGCCCCCCTATCGGGGCGGGGCGGTCGTGCGGTTTGCGGTGGAGAAGGCGCAGGCGATTATGGGGACTCTGGTGATTGACAAGGGTGGGCAGTCGGAGATTCCCAGTTATGGCCAAGTGACGGTGGGGGGACAGGCGCGATCGGTGGTGTCGCCGCTGGGGAAACAGGGGGAATTTTATTTAGAGAATCTTGCCGCTGGCACCTATGGGGCGGAGGTGGAATATGAGGGGGGTGTTTGTCGGTTTTCGATTACGGTGCCCCAGTCCAAGGAGTCGTTTATTAAGTTGGGGCAGTTGCGTTGTGTGATGGCAACCCAGGAGGCAAAACGTCCATGA
- a CDS encoding fimbria/pilus periplasmic chaperone, whose protein sequence is MFRLPVSWTSSTVLASLLGLGLLGPISSAVASNFSVSPIQIYLSPKADRSASSKILSIRNDSPKPLRFQVSAFTWSQTATSPVQLESTEDVIFFPNMLSLAPGESRNVRIGITADPSEQEKTYRIVVEELPPLKTPQATNSALQVQVLTKMSIPIFIQPTQPKISGEIQAIQAQNGKIAFQVKNTGNTHFTAQQVRVKGYGSTLEKPIFDRSTAGWYILSNSTRNFDLEVPKTDCAKVKAITIEVEYGTKQRLTQNAQTPNGLCSATSR, encoded by the coding sequence ATGTTTCGTCTACCTGTTTCCTGGACATCTTCAACAGTTTTGGCTTCATTGCTGGGATTAGGGCTTTTAGGGCCAATCAGCTCCGCAGTTGCTAGTAACTTTAGTGTGAGCCCGATCCAAATTTATCTGTCTCCAAAAGCCGATCGATCTGCATCTAGTAAAATACTTTCGATTCGGAACGATAGTCCTAAGCCGTTACGGTTCCAAGTCAGTGCCTTTACTTGGTCACAAACCGCAACCAGTCCTGTCCAACTGGAGTCAACGGAAGATGTTATCTTCTTCCCGAATATGCTGAGTTTGGCTCCGGGAGAAAGTCGTAATGTTCGTATTGGAATTACGGCTGATCCTAGCGAACAAGAAAAAACCTATCGTATTGTGGTGGAAGAGTTGCCACCGCTGAAAACCCCGCAAGCTACTAACTCAGCGCTGCAAGTTCAAGTGCTCACTAAAATGAGCATCCCAATTTTTATCCAGCCAACCCAACCTAAAATTAGTGGTGAAATTCAGGCAATTCAAGCACAGAATGGGAAGATTGCTTTTCAGGTGAAAAATACGGGAAATACCCATTTCACGGCTCAACAAGTTCGGGTGAAAGGCTATGGTTCAACACTAGAGAAACCCATTTTCGATCGCTCCACAGCAGGCTGGTACATCTTATCCAACAGTACCCGCAACTTCGATTTAGAGGTTCCTAAAACGGATTGTGCCAAGGTTAAAGCCATTACGATCGAAGTGGAATACGGTACCAAGCAACGCTTGACGCAAAATGCTCAAACACCCAATGGTCTTTGTTCTGCGACTTCCCGTTAA